The window AAGCCCGTGGCATACAGTGCGCGAATGGCTTCCGATGCCTTGTCGTCGCTGAAGGTGTCGCCTTGCTTGATAGGCAGGTAGGCGAACACGGTACCAGGTTCGACGCGTTGCAATCCCTCGATCCGGATGTCTTGCACCACGAAGGGCGTCGTTGCGTGAGCAACCAGCCCATGCGCGGCAAACGCCGCGGCTATAACCGTCTTTGGAACAAAGCGATGAGGTTTAAACAACGTGCTTCCCCAGTGTGTATAGCTGCATCAGGTCAGACGGTCGCCATCGTGAACGCCGCCGGACACTTTAAAAATGGATTAAACGAGCCAGATCGTTGAACAGCGCGATCGCCGACAATGCGACGATGCAGGCGAGACCCGCCCTCTGAAAAACGAGTTGCCAGCGATCGGAGACAACTTTGCCGGTTACAGCTTCAACCAAATAATATAACAGATGACCCCCGTCCAATACCGGAATTGGTAACAGGTTCAGTACACCAAGGCTAATACTGACAAGGGCCAGGAACGACAGGAATGCAGAAGGACCTAGACGTGCGCTCTTTCCTGCGTAATCGGCGATCGTTACGGGGCCGGAAAGATTTTTCAGCGAAGCCTCGCCGACGATCATCCGGCCGAACATTCGCACCGAGTAAACCGCGAGATCCCACGTACGACGCGCACCAAGTTGCAGGCTCTCGACGGGCCCGTAGCGCACGTCGATAGACGGCACCTGGGTCGCCAGTTCCGCGCCGATGCGGCCGACCTGCTGGCCGGTTGCGTCGTCGCGCTGCGACTGCGGCACGAGGCTGATGTCTTCGAGCTTGCCCGCGGTCTGCCCCGCTGGCCCCGCTTGTCCCGCTGGCCCGCCGCGCTCCACCTGCAGCGTCACTGGCTTGCCGGCGTGCGATTTTACATAAGCGATGAAGGCCGTGGCGTTATCGGTCGGGATACCGTCGACCGCGCGCAGGCGATCGCCCACGGCAAGCCCGGCTTTTTGCGCCGCGCTGCCCGGCTGCACACCCGCCACGGTCAGCTTGCCGCCGCCCGGCTCGAAGCCGAGGTGCGACATGAAATCGTCGTCGACGTCTTTCTCGCTGAGACCGCGCAGATCGAGCTGGAAATCGGACGTGCCGTGCGCGTCGGTCGCGCTCAGCACGACGCGCTTGTGATCGAACGCCGCGCCCAGCAGCTTCCAGCGCAGATCGGACCACGAACGCACCCGCTCGGATTCGCCGGCATTCCCGGTGCGCACCGCGACGATGGTCTCGCCGCCGTCGAAGCCCGCCAAGGCTGCCGGCGTGTTCGGCGCAGGCGCCGCGACCACCGCCGCCGGCTCCGTCACACCAGTGGCGAACACCAGCGCGAACAATACGATCGCCAGCAGGAAGTTAGCGATCGGGCCGGCCGCGACGATGGCGAAACGACGCCACACCGACTTGCGGTTGAACGCCTGCGGCAGCATGTCGGCGGGAATCGGCGCACCGCTCGTTTCACGCTCGTCGAGCATCTTCACGTAACCGCCGAGCGGCAACGCGGCAATGGTCCACTCGGTGCCGGTTTTTGGGCTCACCCACTGGAACAACGGCTTGCCGAAGCCGATCGAAAAGCGTAGCACCTTGACGCCGCACAACCGTGCCACGCTGTAATGCCCGTACTCGTGAACAACCACGAGTACGCCAATCGCGACCGCGAAGGCGAGCAGTTCGATCAGCAGATTCATATGCGCCTCACTGGACGGCGCGTTCCGTGCGACGAGCGTTGTCGGGCAGACGCGCGATGAATTCGGCGGCGGCGCGACGCGCGGCGGCATCCGCTTCGATCACGTCGTCGAGCGCATGCGCACTGCCGTTCGGCAACGCGTTCAGCACCGAGTCGACCACCTGGGCAATCGCCATGAAACCGATCTGACGCTGCAGGAAGGCTTCCACCGCGACTTCGTTCGCGGCGTTCAGCGCGGCGCTGGCCAGACCGCCCTCGGCCAGCGCCTTCATGGCGAGCGCGAGACACGGAAAGCGCGTGTAATCCGGTTTTTCGAACGCCAGCGACGCGACCTGCAACAGGTCGAGTTGCGCGACGCCCGAATCGATTCGGTCCGGGAAAGCCAGCGCGTGGGCGATCGGCGTACGCATATCCGGATTGCCGAGTTGCGCGAGCACCGAGCCGTCGGCGTACGAGACCATCGAATGAATCACGCTCTGCGGATGAATCAGCACCTCGATGCGCTCGCCCGGCAAACCGAACAGCCAATGGGCTTCGATCACCTCGAGGCCCTTGTTCATCATCGTGGCGGAGTCGACCGAGATCTTGCGGCCCATGACCCAGTTCGGATGCTTGCAGGCCTCGTCAGGCGTGACGTCGACGAGCGTGGCCGGTTCGCGGGTACGGAACGGGCCGCCCGACGCGGTCAGGATGATTTTGGAGACGCCGCCGTGCTGCGCGGCTTCGCGCGGCAGGCATTGGAAAATCGCGTTGTGTTCGCTGTCGACCGGCAGCAGCACGGCGCCGTTGTCGCGCACAGCGTCCATGAAGATCGCGCCGGACATGACCAGCGCTTCCTTGTTGGCGAGCAGGATGCGTTTGCCGGCGCGCGCCGCGGCGAGCGTCGGCGCAAGGCCGGCAGCGCCGACGATGGCCGCGACCACGGTGTCGCAAGCGTCGCTCTTCGACACGTCGACGAGCGCCTGCGGTCCATACGTGACCTCGGTCTTGCTATTCGCCTCGCGCAGCTTCGCCGCGACCTGCGCGGCCGTGTCGGCGTCGCCGACCACCGCGATCTCCGGCGCAAAGCGCAGGCATTGCTCGACGAGCTTGTCGCCGTTGCGATGCGCGGTGAGCGCGTAGATCGAAAAGCGCTCGGGATGACGCGCGACGACGTCGAGCGTGCTGTCTCCAATCGAGCCCGTGGAACCGAGCAATGTCAGACGTTTTTGCATATCTCTTTCTCTAGCCGAGCAGCAGCATGGCAAGCGGCAGCACCGGCAATAAGGCGTCGATGCGATCGAGCACGCCGCCGTGCCCCGGCAACAGGCCGCTTGAATCCTTGACGCCGGCCTGGCGTTTCATCATCGATTCGAACAGGTCGCCCACCACGCTGAATGCCACCAGCAAGGTCAGTGCGAGCAGTGTGCGCACGGCGCCCCATTGCGCCAGCAGCGAAGAATACAGGGTCGGCTCGAACGCGTGCAAAAAGACCGCCGCCGCCGCGACGAGCATCACGACCAGCCAGCCGCCGACCGCGCCCTCCCAGGTCTTACCCGGGCTGATGGCAGGCGCCAGCTTGTGTTTGCCGAACGCTTTTCCGGAGAAGTATGCGCCGATATCGGCCAGCCACACCAGGAGCAGCAGCGACAGAACGAACGGCACGCCCTGCATGCGTGCAGCGACGAGAGCATGCCAGCACGCGACGAATATCACAATGCCGGCAAGAAACAGAAAGGTGCGCCACGCGCCTTGGGCGAGCGTGGGCTTGCGCAGCAGCACGAACGGACCGGCGACCACCCAGAAGATCGCCGCCGCCTTGAACAGCGAACGGGCCTCGGCAATGCCGGTGCCGAGCCGCGTGCTCGCGACTAGCGCGACCGCGGCCACCAGCGCATAAACCACCGGACCGGCGCCGCCCAGCTTGAGCAGGCGCGCCCATTCCCACGCGGCGAACACGACGACGAAAGCGATCAGCGCGCCGAACGCGCCCACCGGCGCGAACAACGTGACCGGCAGGAACACTGCCAGCAGGATGATCGCCGTGATGACACGGGTTTTTAGCATGGAAGCGAATCGACGTTTTGCGATTGCGGCTCGAGTTGAGCACTGGTGCGCCCGAAACGGCGCTCGCGCTCCGCGTACGAAGCGATGGCGTGGCCGAGCGCGTCGGCGTCGAAATCCGGCCAGAACGTGTCGGTGAAATAGAACTCGGTGTACGCGAGTTGCCACAGCAGGAAGTTGCTGACGCGGCGCTCGCCGCCGGTGCGGATGAACAGATCCGGTTCCGGCGCGTAAGCCATGGACAGGTGCTCGGCGAACGAGTCTTCGTTGACCTCGACCGCCTTGCCCGCCAGCGCCGATTGTTCGGCGAGCTTGCGGGTGGCCTGCATGATGTCCCAGCGACCGCCGTAATTGGCGGCGATGGTCAACGTCAGACGGGTATTGCGCGCGGTTTTGCTTTCCGCACGCTTGATCAGGTCGCGGATGCGCGTATCGAAGCGGGACAGATCGCCGACCACCCGCAAACGGATGCCGTTCGCGTGCAGCTTGCCGATTTCCCGCTCCAGCGCGGTGACGAACAGGCGCATCAGAAACGACACTTCGTCGTTCGGGCGACGCCAGTTTTCCGAGCTGAACGCGAACAGCGTCAGATATTCGACGCCCTGACGCGCGCAGGCCTCAACGGCCGCGCGCACCGCGTCGACGCCGCGCGTATGGCCCGCCACGCGCGGCAGACGCCGCTGGGTGGCCCAACGGCCGTTGCCGTCCATGATGATCGCGATATGTCGCGGCACCGCGGCGACATCAGGCACGCGCACGGTTGAGCTGGTATAGGTCATGGCCGTCGGGACAATAACTGCAAATAAAGAAGTGGAAATCGTGAAAGTGCTGAGCCCTAAGGCCTACACCGTCATGATCTCGGCTTCTTTCGTCACGACGATCTTGTCGATTTCGGTGACGAACTTGTCCGTCAGCTTCTGAACGTCGTCACCTGCGCGGCGCTCGTCGTCTTCCGAAATTTCCTTGTCTTTCACGAGCTTCTTCAACTGCTCGTTAGCATCGCGGCGCAGATTGCGCACGGCGACCTTGGCCGTTTCCGCTTCACTCCTGACCACTTTCATCAGTTCGCGGCGGCGTTCTTCGGTGAGCGCGGGCATCGGCACGCGGATCACGTCGCCTTGCGTGGCCGGGTTCAGACCGAGGTCCGACTCGCGGATCGCCTTTTCGACGACCTGAACCATCTTCTTTTCCCACGGCTGCACGCCGATCGTGCGCGCGTCGATCAGCGTCAGGTTCGCGACCTGCGAGATCGGTACCGGCGAACCGTAGTAATCGCACTGGATATGATCGAGCAGGCCCGTGTGCGCACGGCCCGTGCGGATCTTCGACAGGTCGTTCTTGAACGCGTCGATGGAACGCTGCATTTTTTGTTCAGCGCCCTTCCTGATATCTGCCACAGACATTTTTAAACCTCCGAACCTTCAAAACGGTGCGAGCCGGCCGGCGCGCGCGATGCGGCGGCCTGGGCTCGCGTTAAAGCCCACGTTATGTGAACGAGAGTTTACACGTGGACGAGGGTGCCCTCGTCCTCGCCTTGAACGATGCGCTTGAGCGCGCCCGGCTTGACGATCGAAAACACCCGGATCGGCAGCTTCTGGTCGCGGCACAGCGCGAACGCGGTCGCGTCCATCACCTGCAGATTGCGGCCGATGGCTTCGTCGAAGCTGATCGTGGTGTAACGGGTCGCGCTCGGGTCTTTCTTGGGATCGGCCGAATAGACGCCGTCCACCTTGGTGGCTTTCAGCACGACTTCCGCGCCGACTTCCGCGCCGCGCAGCGCAGCGGCGGTGTCGGTCGTGAAGAACGGGTTGCCGGTGCCGGCCGCGAAAATCACGACTTTGCCTTCTTCGAGCTGGCGAATCGCGCGGGGGCGGATATACGGCTCGACCACCTGGTCCATGCGCAGCGCGGATTGCACACGCGCCTCGATGCCGGCGTGACGCATGGCGTCCTGCAGTGCCAGCGCGTTCATCATGGTGGCCAGCATGCCCATGTAGTCAGCCGTGGCGCGGTCCATACCGGCCGCGCCGCCCGCGACGCCACGGAAAATATTGCCACCGCCGATCACCACGGCCATCTGCGTTCCGAGACGGACCACTTCGGCCACGTCCGCCACCATTCTTTCGATGGTCGCGCGGTTGATGCCGAAGGCATCGTCGCCCATCAGAGCTTCACCGGAGAGTTTGAGCAGGACGCGTTTGTAGGCAGTGGGCATAGGGGTATCCAGATCGCGCAGAACAGGGCAACAACAAGGGACTAATGTAGGGGTGAAATACTGATTCGGGCAAGCACCGCCAAATTGACGAACCCTGGGGTCCGCCAGCGGCGGCTGCGTGGCGAGGGTCAACCCGCACGCAGCCTTGCGGCGCCGCCGACCGCGGCAAAGTCTTGCTCCGCCGCGGGTCCAACGGTACTAGCTGAGGCTTAAGACAAGCTTATTGTTGCTTTGCAGCAGCGACCTGAGCCGCCACTTCAGCAGCGAAGTCGTCCTGCTTCTTCTCGATGCCTTCGCCGACCACGAACAGCGCGAACTTCTGCACGCTCGAGTTGCCAGCCTTCAGCATCTGTTCGATCGTCTGCTTGTCGTTCTTAACGAACGTCTGGTTCAGCAGCGACACTTCCTTCAGGTACTTCTGCACGCTGCCGTCGACCATCTTGGCGACGATTTCAGCCGGCTTGCCCGATTCGGCGGCCTTCTGTTCAGCAATGCTGCGTTCCTTGGCGATCAGGTCCGCCGGCACGTCGTCCGACGACAGCGACACCGGCTTCATTGCGGCGATGTGCATTGCCACGTCCTTGCCGATCTGCTCGTCCGCGCCGGTGTACTCGACCAGCACGCCGATACGCGTGCCGTGCAGGTACGCTGCCAGCTTGTTTGCCGACTCGAAGCGCACGAAGCGGCGGATCGACAGGTTTTCACCGATCTTGCCGACCAGCGCCAGACGCACTGCGTCGACCGTCGAGCCTTCCAGCGGCAGCGCGCCCAGCGCAGCGACGTCAGCCGGGTTTTGCGTGGCGATCAGTTCCGCGACCGTCTTCGTGAACGCCAGGAAGTCGTCGTTCTTCGAAACGAAGTCGGTTTCGCAGTTCAATTCAACCAGCGAACCCGCGTTGCCGCCGATGAACGAAGCAACCACGCCTTCAGCCGTCACGCGCGACGCAGCCTTGCTGGCCTTGTTGCCCAGCTTCACGCGCAGCAGCTCTTCAGCGCGCGCCATGTCGCCGTCAGCTTCCGTCAGCGCTTTCTTGCATTCCATCATCGGCGCGTCGGTCTTTGCGCGCAGTTCTGCAACCATGCTTGCGGTAATTGCCGCCATCATTTGCTCCTTGAGTTCCGTCTGTCACACGCCGCCCGGACTTCGATGCCGGCGGCAAGAATTCGTTTCAGCGTTTCACGTACTTTTTTACGCAACCACACTTTCGACACTGCTCGGGCGCCGTTTGCAGCGCCCTGCTACATCTGTCGCGGCTTAAAAAAAGGGGGCCTGTAGAAAGCCCCCTTTTTTGCCGGACACGGGGCAGCTTTACGCTTCCGCTTTGACCTCGACGAACTCGTCGCCGCCGTCGCCGCGTGCAGCTTGCACCACTTCGTTGACCGAATTCGCACGGCCTTCGAGGATCGCGTCAGCCACGCCAGCCGCGTACAGAGCGACAGCCTTTGAAGCGTCGTCGTTACCCGGGATCACGTAGTCGATGCCGATCGGCGAGTGGTTCGTGTCGACCACAGCGATAACCGGAATGCCGAGCTTGTTAGCTTCGGTCACGGCAATCTTGTGGTAGCCGACGTCGACCACGAAGATCGCATCCGGAATGCCGCCCATGTCTTTCACGCCGCCGATCGACTTGACCAGCTTAGCCATTTCGCGCTCGAACAGCAGAGCTTCTTTCTTGCTCATGCGTTCGGTTTCGCCGGCTTCCAGCGCTGCTTCCATGTCTTTCAGGCGCTTGATCGACACCTTCAGCGTCTTGAAGTTGGTCAGCATGCCGCCGAGCCAGCGTGCGTTGACGAACGGCATACCCGCGCGTTGCGCTTCTTCAGCGATCGTGTCGCGCGATTGACGCTTCGTGCCGACGAACAGGATCGTGCCGCGATTCGCTGCCAGTTGACGCGCGTACTTCAGCGCGTCGTTGTACATCGGCAGCGTCTTTTCGAGGTTGATGATGTGAATCTTGTTGCGATGACCGAAAATGAAGGGAGCCATCTTCGGGTTCCAGAAGCGCGTTTGGTGACCGAAGTGGACACCGGCTTCCAGCATTTGACGCATAGTAACTGCCATGAAAATCTCCGCGAGGGTTGGGTCTTAAGCCGGCTGCCGCATCGGCCGCGCCCGCCTTCAATTTGGCGTAACGCGACGGACACCCTGG is drawn from Burkholderia sp. 9120 and contains these coding sequences:
- the rseP gene encoding RIP metalloprotease RseP, with the protein product MNLLIELLAFAVAIGVLVVVHEYGHYSVARLCGVKVLRFSIGFGKPLFQWVSPKTGTEWTIAALPLGGYVKMLDERETSGAPIPADMLPQAFNRKSVWRRFAIVAAGPIANFLLAIVLFALVFATGVTEPAAVVAAPAPNTPAALAGFDGGETIVAVRTGNAGESERVRSWSDLRWKLLGAAFDHKRVVLSATDAHGTSDFQLDLRGLSEKDVDDDFMSHLGFEPGGGKLTVAGVQPGSAAQKAGLAVGDRLRAVDGIPTDNATAFIAYVKSHAGKPVTLQVERGGPAGQAGPAGQTAGKLEDISLVPQSQRDDATGQQVGRIGAELATQVPSIDVRYGPVESLQLGARRTWDLAVYSVRMFGRMIVGEASLKNLSGPVTIADYAGKSARLGPSAFLSFLALVSISLGVLNLLPIPVLDGGHLLYYLVEAVTGKVVSDRWQLVFQRAGLACIVALSAIALFNDLARLIHF
- a CDS encoding 1-deoxy-D-xylulose-5-phosphate reductoisomerase; translation: MQKRLTLLGSTGSIGDSTLDVVARHPERFSIYALTAHRNGDKLVEQCLRFAPEIAVVGDADTAAQVAAKLREANSKTEVTYGPQALVDVSKSDACDTVVAAIVGAAGLAPTLAAARAGKRILLANKEALVMSGAIFMDAVRDNGAVLLPVDSEHNAIFQCLPREAAQHGGVSKIILTASGGPFRTREPATLVDVTPDEACKHPNWVMGRKISVDSATMMNKGLEVIEAHWLFGLPGERIEVLIHPQSVIHSMVSYADGSVLAQLGNPDMRTPIAHALAFPDRIDSGVAQLDLLQVASLAFEKPDYTRFPCLALAMKALAEGGLASAALNAANEVAVEAFLQRQIGFMAIAQVVDSVLNALPNGSAHALDDVIEADAAARRAAAEFIARLPDNARRTERAVQ
- a CDS encoding CDP-archaeol synthase, producing the protein MLKTRVITAIILLAVFLPVTLFAPVGAFGALIAFVVVFAAWEWARLLKLGGAGPVVYALVAAVALVASTRLGTGIAEARSLFKAAAIFWVVAGPFVLLRKPTLAQGAWRTFLFLAGIVIFVACWHALVAARMQGVPFVLSLLLLVWLADIGAYFSGKAFGKHKLAPAISPGKTWEGAVGGWLVVMLVAAAAVFLHAFEPTLYSSLLAQWGAVRTLLALTLLVAFSVVGDLFESMMKRQAGVKDSSGLLPGHGGVLDRIDALLPVLPLAMLLLG
- the uppS gene encoding polyprenyl diphosphate synthase; the protein is MTYTSSTVRVPDVAAVPRHIAIIMDGNGRWATQRRLPRVAGHTRGVDAVRAAVEACARQGVEYLTLFAFSSENWRRPNDEVSFLMRLFVTALEREIGKLHANGIRLRVVGDLSRFDTRIRDLIKRAESKTARNTRLTLTIAANYGGRWDIMQATRKLAEQSALAGKAVEVNEDSFAEHLSMAYAPEPDLFIRTGGERRVSNFLLWQLAYTEFYFTDTFWPDFDADALGHAIASYAERERRFGRTSAQLEPQSQNVDSLPC
- the frr gene encoding ribosome recycling factor, with protein sequence MSVADIRKGAEQKMQRSIDAFKNDLSKIRTGRAHTGLLDHIQCDYYGSPVPISQVANLTLIDARTIGVQPWEKKMVQVVEKAIRESDLGLNPATQGDVIRVPMPALTEERRRELMKVVRSEAETAKVAVRNLRRDANEQLKKLVKDKEISEDDERRAGDDVQKLTDKFVTEIDKIVVTKEAEIMTV
- the pyrH gene encoding UMP kinase, encoding MPTAYKRVLLKLSGEALMGDDAFGINRATIERMVADVAEVVRLGTQMAVVIGGGNIFRGVAGGAAGMDRATADYMGMLATMMNALALQDAMRHAGIEARVQSALRMDQVVEPYIRPRAIRQLEEGKVVIFAAGTGNPFFTTDTAAALRGAEVGAEVVLKATKVDGVYSADPKKDPSATRYTTISFDEAIGRNLQVMDATAFALCRDQKLPIRVFSIVKPGALKRIVQGEDEGTLVHV
- the tsf gene encoding translation elongation factor Ts, producing the protein MAAITASMVAELRAKTDAPMMECKKALTEADGDMARAEELLRVKLGNKASKAASRVTAEGVVASFIGGNAGSLVELNCETDFVSKNDDFLAFTKTVAELIATQNPADVAALGALPLEGSTVDAVRLALVGKIGENLSIRRFVRFESANKLAAYLHGTRIGVLVEYTGADEQIGKDVAMHIAAMKPVSLSSDDVPADLIAKERSIAEQKAAESGKPAEIVAKMVDGSVQKYLKEVSLLNQTFVKNDKQTIEQMLKAGNSSVQKFALFVVGEGIEKKQDDFAAEVAAQVAAAKQQ
- the rpsB gene encoding 30S ribosomal protein S2, translating into MAVTMRQMLEAGVHFGHQTRFWNPKMAPFIFGHRNKIHIINLEKTLPMYNDALKYARQLAANRGTILFVGTKRQSRDTIAEEAQRAGMPFVNARWLGGMLTNFKTLKVSIKRLKDMEAALEAGETERMSKKEALLFEREMAKLVKSIGGVKDMGGIPDAIFVVDVGYHKIAVTEANKLGIPVIAVVDTNHSPIGIDYVIPGNDDASKAVALYAAGVADAILEGRANSVNEVVQAARGDGGDEFVEVKAEA